The sequence below is a genomic window from Escherichia marmotae.
GTCGAGATAGACGCCCGCATCCTGTAATGCGGGAAAGTGCGCGCGAAACGGCGCGGGATTAAAAACGTTCATGGTACTCCTCGGCTTGATAAACCGATCGTGGCGCAAAATTCACTTCGACACAAGGATAGCCCTAACCTTCGGATTCATCTGGATATCCAGGCGAAAGCGACTCGGTCGCTTATGCTTAATAGTGTTAGGCGTTAATTTTAGCCTGTTAATGAATTTTTATTGCGAGTGAATAATCGCTTTAAGGAGAAGAAGATGAAAAAGACTGCCGCAATTATCTCTGCCTGTATGCTGACTTTTGCCCTTAGTGCCTGTTCCGGTTCAAACTATGTCATGCACACCAACGATGGACGCACCATTATTGCCGATGGCAAACCGATGACGGATGATGAAACCGGTATGATTTCTTATAAAGACGCTAATGGCAACAAACAGCAGATCAACCGTACTGACGTGAAAGAGATGGTCGAACTGGATCAGTAATTCACGATCGCAAGGTAAAAAAAAGCACCGCAATTAGGCGGTGCTACATTAATCACTATGGACAGACAGGGTAAATGTACAGGAAGTGAAAAAAGGTAGCTTTGCTACCATGGTCTGAATCGCAGACCAATTGCAAACACAACAACACAACAACACAACATCACAACCGTAAGCCAAAAGTTCACCAGAACACGCATTCCGATAAAACTTTTCGTTCCGGCTCAGGAAGTGCCGCCACTATAGGTATTTGCTGGTAGAAGCTCAACGGACAAATTATAATGGCTCAGATAAAAAAAACTAATAGGTTACATACTGTGATCTAATTGTTAAATTCATTTAACATCAAAGTTTAAAAGCCATGTCAAAACGATTACCACCGCTAAATGCCTTACGAGTTTTTGATGCCGCCGCACGCCATTTAAGCTTCACACGTGCAGCAGAAGAGCTTTTTGTGACTCAGGCCGCAGTAAGTCATCAAATCAAGTCACTTGAGGACTTTTTGGGACTAAAACTGTTCCGTCGTCGTAATCGTTCACTTCTGTTGACCGAGGAAGGGCAAAGCTATTTCCTCGATATCAAAGAGATATTTTCGCAATTAACTGAAGCAACGCGTAAACTCCAGGCCCGTAGCGCCAAGGGTGCGTTGACGGTCAGCTTACTCCCCAGTTTTGCCATCCACTGGCTGGTGCCGCGACTTTCCAGCTTTAATTCAGCTTATCCGGGAATCGATGTTCGAATCCAGGCGGTCGATCGTCAGGAAGATAAACTGGCGGACGACGTTGATGTCGCTATATTTTATGGCCGTGGCAACTGGCCAGGGCTGCGGGTGGAAAAGCTTTACGCCGAATACCTGTTGCCAGTATGTTCGCCTTTGCTATTAACCGGTGAAAAACCCTTGAAGACCCCGGAAGATCTGGCTAAACATACGTTATTACACGATGCGTCCCGTCGTGACTGGCAGACATATACCCGCCAGTTGGGGTTAAATCATATTAACGTTCAGCAAGGACCGATATTCAGCCATAGCGCCATGGTGCTACAAGCTGCCATTCATGGGCAGGGTGTGGCGCTGGCAAATAACGTGATGGCGCAATCTGAAATCGAGGCTGGACGTCTTGTCTGCCCGTTTAATGATGTTTTGGTCAGTAAAAATGCTTTTTATCTGGTATGTCATGACAGTCAGGCAGAACTGGGTAAAATAGCCGCCTTTCGCCAATGGATCCTGGCGAAAGCCGCTGCTGAACAAGAAAAATTCCGCTTTCGTTATGAACAATAATTTACGTAGGGTACGACCATGACCAGCCGTTTTATGCTGATTTTTGCCGCCATTAGCGGTTTCATTTTTGTGGCTCTGGGCGCTTTTGGTGCACATGTTTTAAGTAAAACAATGCGAGCCGTTGAGATGGGCTGGATCCAGACCGGCCTTGAATACCAGGCGTTCCATACACTGGCGATTTTGGGGCTGGCAGTGGCGATGCAGCGTCGCATCAGTATCTGGTTTTACTGGAGTAGTGTTTTCCTCGCGTTAGGCACGGTGCTGTTCAGCGGCAGCCTTTATTGCCTGGCGCTGTCTCATCTGCGTTTGTGGGCGTTTGTCACTCCGGTCGGTGGAGTGAGCTTCCTCGCGGGTTGGGCGTTAATGTTAGTCGGTGCTATCCGTTTAAAGCGCAAGGGCGTAAGTCATGAATAAGGTTGTATTGTTGTGTCGTCCGGGCTTTGAAAAAGAGTGCGCCGCAGAAATTACCGATAAAGCCGGTCAGCGGGAAATCTTCGGTTTTGCCCGCGTGAAAGAGAATGCGGGTTATGTCATTTATGAATGTTATCAACCGGATGATGGCGATAAGCTAATTCGTGAGCTGCCGTTCAGTTCATTAATTTTTGCCCGCCAGTGGTTTTTGGTAGGAGAACTCCTCCAACATTTGCCGCCAGAAGACCGCATTACGCCTATTGTTGGCATGTTGCAGGGCGTGGTGGAGAAGGGCGGTGAACTGCGTGTTGAAGTCGCGGACACCAACGAAAGCAAAGAGTTACTGAAATTCTGCCGTAAATTCACGGTTCCGCTACGGGCTGCCTTGCGCGATGCGGGCGTGCTGGTGAACTATGAAACACCGAAGCGTCCGGTGGTGCATGTATTCTTCATTGCCCCAGGTTGCTGCTATACCGGTTACTCTTACAGCCACAATAATTCGCCGTTCTATATGGGCATTCCGCGTCTGAAGTTTCCGGCAGATGCGCCGAGTCGTTCCACGCTCAAACTGGAAGAGGCATTTCATGTGTTTATTCCGGCGGATGAGTGGGATGAACGCCTGGCGAACGGGATGTGGGCGGTGGATTTAGGTGCTTGCCCGGGTGGCTGGACCTACCAACTGGTGAAGCGCAACATGTGGGTTTATTCCGTCGACAACGGCCCGATGGCGCAAAGTCTGATGGATACCGGGCAGGTGACATGGCTGCGGGAAGACGGTTTCAAATTCCGTCCGACACGCAGCAATATCTCATGGATGGTATGCGATATGGTTGAAAAACCAGCGAAAGTTGCGGCATTGATGGCGCAGTGGCTGGTTAATGGCTGGTGCCGTGAAACAATCTTCAACCTCAAACTGCCGATGAAAAAACGCTACGAAGAAGTGTCACACAATCTGGCGTATATTCAGGCACAGCTTGATGAACATGGCATAAATGCTCAGATTCAGGCGCGGCAGTTATATCACGATCGCGAAGAAGTGACGGTGCATGTCCGTCGTATCTGGGCTGCGGTGGGTGGTCGTCGCGACGAGCGATAACGGGCAAGGCCGGGGCGTCGTCTCCGGCCTGCTACCATTGCCATCAGGCTGTCACCAAAGAAGCCGCAACCTGGCGCTCATCAGAAATAATGTGCGTGACCTCATCCAGATGCCCGATGCGGGCTTCTCCAGAACGATTAAATTTACTTTTATCAATCAATAACAACGATTGCGCGGCACGTTTTAATAGCATCGATTTGTAGTCAGCGTTGATCGCATTGGAGTCCCACAGTGCGCCGCTGCTGTCGATCCCTTCGCAAGAAAAAATAAACAGATCGATTTCCAGCGATTTAAGCTGGGAAATCAGCGCGGGATTGACGTAACAACCATATTTGCGCTCAAGTGTGCCGCCGGAACTGATCAGTTGAATGCGTTCGCGCTTACCGAGTTCATGACAAATTGGATGGCTATTGGTGAAGACCTGAATGTCGATGTCAGGCAACTGGCGTGCCAGATACCAGCAAGTTGAACTGGC
It includes:
- a CDS encoding YgdI/YgdR family lipoprotein, which gives rise to MKKTAAIISACMLTFALSACSGSNYVMHTNDGRTIIADGKPMTDDETGMISYKDANGNKQQINRTDVKEMVELDQ
- the gcvA gene encoding glycine cleavage system transcriptional regulator GcvA codes for the protein MSKRLPPLNALRVFDAAARHLSFTRAAEELFVTQAAVSHQIKSLEDFLGLKLFRRRNRSLLLTEEGQSYFLDIKEIFSQLTEATRKLQARSAKGALTVSLLPSFAIHWLVPRLSSFNSAYPGIDVRIQAVDRQEDKLADDVDVAIFYGRGNWPGLRVEKLYAEYLLPVCSPLLLTGEKPLKTPEDLAKHTLLHDASRRDWQTYTRQLGLNHINVQQGPIFSHSAMVLQAAIHGQGVALANNVMAQSEIEAGRLVCPFNDVLVSKNAFYLVCHDSQAELGKIAAFRQWILAKAAAEQEKFRFRYEQ
- a CDS encoding DUF423 domain-containing protein — protein: MTSRFMLIFAAISGFIFVALGAFGAHVLSKTMRAVEMGWIQTGLEYQAFHTLAILGLAVAMQRRISIWFYWSSVFLALGTVLFSGSLYCLALSHLRLWAFVTPVGGVSFLAGWALMLVGAIRLKRKGVSHE
- the rlmM gene encoding 23S rRNA (cytidine(2498)-2'-O)-methyltransferase RlmM, which translates into the protein MNKVVLLCRPGFEKECAAEITDKAGQREIFGFARVKENAGYVIYECYQPDDGDKLIRELPFSSLIFARQWFLVGELLQHLPPEDRITPIVGMLQGVVEKGGELRVEVADTNESKELLKFCRKFTVPLRAALRDAGVLVNYETPKRPVVHVFFIAPGCCYTGYSYSHNNSPFYMGIPRLKFPADAPSRSTLKLEEAFHVFIPADEWDERLANGMWAVDLGACPGGWTYQLVKRNMWVYSVDNGPMAQSLMDTGQVTWLREDGFKFRPTRSNISWMVCDMVEKPAKVAALMAQWLVNGWCRETIFNLKLPMKKRYEEVSHNLAYIQAQLDEHGINAQIQARQLYHDREEVTVHVRRIWAAVGGRRDER
- the fucR gene encoding L-fucose operon activator — encoded protein: MKAARQQAIVDLLLNHTSLTTEALSEQLKVSKETIRRDLNELQTQGKILRNHGRAKYIHRQNQDSGDPFHIRLKSHYAHKADIAREALAWIEEGMVIALDASSTCWYLARQLPDIDIQVFTNSHPICHELGKRERIQLISSGGTLERKYGCYVNPALISQLKSLEIDLFIFSCEGIDSSGALWDSNAINADYKSMLLKRAAQSLLLIDKSKFNRSGEARIGHLDEVTHIISDERQVAASLVTA